In Nocardioides conyzicola, one genomic interval encodes:
- a CDS encoding glycoside hydrolase family 3 protein: MDDATLDERLGRLTLERKVRLLTGATMFTLRGDDEIGLAPMAFSDGPTGVRGLDFTGGPLMSLFPNATLLASSWRTETAQEVGRLLAEEAERQHIHVVLGPTVNLHRSPLGGRLFEAYSEDPLLTGHLAAAYVSGMQSQGIGACVKHLVANESETERHGVDSVVDERTLRELYLLPFEIAVEDADPWSLMAAYNDVNGIPATEQGPVNNGIVKGEWDWRGLLMSDWFATRTAGPAANGGLDLVMPGPTGPWGPALVAAVQAGEVDEAVVDDHLRRLLLLAARVGAIDTPRAWRTDVPEPGGAVRREQLTRLAAEGMTVLENDGALPLTRGAPIALIGRPALETACMGGGSAAVRAPHEVSIADGLVGATDGVTVVDGVAVRVRPRAGDFRMRVRLYGASGALLSDAVSEEAKTVGFMPDQELPEPVTRVVLSAVVPAGAMRVGVLGVGTATVTIGSSTFDVTLDSESSDIGGDFLRPPGWQTDVVLSEPTELVADLTLGGWARLGLVAEPTPPTDDEAIAAAVAAAATAEVAVVVVGLTEEQETEAFDKSTLALPGRQDELVSAVAAAARRTVVVVNAATPVLMPWAGEVDAILWAGLPGQEGGHAVAAALLGDIEPAGRLVTSFPSADGASPAWDVTPTDGRLTYDEGVYVGYRGYAARRAPAPAYWFGQGLGYGEWEYGAVTLAGSVVSVELTNTSARDSREVVQVYLDPAEDDQPIRLAGWTTVDVAAGGSVTVEVTCDPRAARTWDDGAWRPLTTGRLLVARGLGDIRGEVALPG; this comes from the coding sequence ATGGACGACGCAACTCTTGACGAGCGGCTGGGCCGCCTGACCCTCGAGCGCAAGGTCCGGCTGCTGACCGGGGCCACGATGTTCACCCTTCGCGGGGACGACGAGATCGGGCTGGCACCGATGGCGTTCTCCGACGGGCCGACGGGGGTGCGCGGGCTCGACTTCACCGGCGGCCCGCTGATGTCGCTCTTCCCCAACGCCACCCTGCTCGCGTCGTCGTGGCGCACCGAGACCGCGCAGGAGGTGGGCCGGCTGCTCGCCGAGGAGGCGGAGCGCCAGCACATCCACGTGGTCCTCGGACCGACGGTCAACCTGCACCGGAGCCCGTTGGGCGGACGGCTCTTCGAGGCCTACTCCGAGGACCCGCTGCTGACCGGCCACCTCGCCGCGGCGTACGTCTCCGGCATGCAGTCGCAGGGCATCGGCGCCTGCGTGAAGCACCTGGTCGCCAACGAGTCCGAGACCGAGCGCCACGGGGTCGACAGCGTCGTGGACGAGCGGACCCTGCGGGAGCTCTACCTGCTGCCGTTCGAGATCGCCGTCGAGGACGCCGACCCGTGGTCGCTGATGGCGGCCTACAACGACGTCAACGGGATCCCCGCGACCGAGCAGGGCCCGGTCAACAACGGGATCGTGAAGGGCGAGTGGGACTGGCGCGGGCTGCTGATGTCGGACTGGTTCGCGACGCGGACGGCAGGCCCCGCCGCCAACGGCGGTCTCGACCTGGTGATGCCGGGGCCGACGGGCCCGTGGGGTCCGGCGCTGGTCGCGGCCGTGCAGGCCGGCGAGGTCGACGAGGCCGTCGTCGACGACCACCTGCGGCGGCTGCTCCTGCTGGCCGCCCGCGTGGGTGCGATCGACACGCCTCGCGCGTGGCGCACCGACGTGCCCGAGCCGGGAGGCGCCGTGCGCCGGGAGCAGCTGACGCGGCTCGCCGCGGAGGGCATGACGGTGCTCGAGAACGACGGCGCGCTGCCGCTGACCCGGGGCGCACCGATCGCGCTGATCGGCCGGCCGGCGCTCGAGACCGCGTGCATGGGCGGCGGCTCCGCGGCGGTGCGGGCGCCGCACGAGGTGAGCATCGCCGACGGCCTGGTCGGTGCGACCGACGGCGTCACGGTGGTCGACGGTGTCGCCGTCCGCGTGCGCCCCCGGGCCGGCGACTTCCGCATGCGGGTCCGGCTGTACGGCGCGTCCGGCGCGCTGTTGTCGGACGCGGTGTCGGAGGAGGCGAAGACGGTCGGCTTCATGCCCGACCAGGAGCTCCCGGAGCCGGTCACGCGGGTCGTCCTGTCCGCCGTCGTGCCGGCAGGTGCGATGCGGGTCGGCGTGCTCGGCGTGGGGACCGCGACCGTGACCATCGGGTCGTCGACCTTCGACGTCACGCTCGACTCCGAGTCCAGCGACATCGGCGGCGACTTCCTGCGCCCGCCGGGCTGGCAGACCGACGTGGTGCTGTCCGAGCCGACCGAGCTCGTGGCCGACCTGACCCTCGGTGGCTGGGCCCGGCTCGGGCTGGTCGCCGAGCCCACTCCCCCGACCGACGACGAGGCGATCGCCGCCGCGGTCGCTGCCGCCGCCACCGCCGAGGTCGCCGTCGTGGTCGTCGGGCTGACCGAGGAGCAGGAGACCGAGGCCTTCGACAAGTCGACGCTCGCCCTCCCGGGCCGCCAGGACGAGCTCGTCTCGGCGGTCGCCGCCGCGGCCCGCCGTACCGTCGTGGTGGTCAACGCCGCCACGCCGGTCCTGATGCCGTGGGCCGGAGAGGTGGACGCGATCCTCTGGGCCGGGCTGCCTGGCCAGGAGGGCGGCCACGCCGTCGCCGCCGCCCTGCTGGGCGACATCGAGCCGGCCGGCCGCCTGGTCACCTCGTTCCCCTCCGCGGACGGTGCCTCCCCCGCCTGGGACGTGACCCCGACGGACGGGCGGCTGACGTACGACGAGGGGGTCTACGTCGGCTACCGGGGGTACGCCGCCCGGCGGGCGCCGGCGCCGGCGTACTGGTTCGGGCAGGGGTTGGGCTACGGCGAGTGGGAGTACGGCGCCGTCACCCTGGCCGGCTCGGTGGTCTCCGTCGAGCTCACCAACACCTCCGCCCGCGACTCCCGCGAGGTGGTGCAGGTCTACCTCGACCCGGCCGAGGACGACCAGCCGATCCGCCTGGCCGGCTGGACCACGGTCGACGTCGCGGCCGGCGGGTCCGTCACCGTCGAGGTCACCTGCGACCCGCGCGCCGCGCGCACGTGGGACGACGGCGCGTGGCGGCCTTTGACGACCGGCCGGCTGCTGGTCGCGCGGGGGCTCGGCGACATCCGGGGCGAGGTCGCCCTGCCCGGCTAG
- a CDS encoding TetR/AcrR family transcriptional regulator, with the protein MTERTLTRKGQATRERIVAAATELIARQGVAGTSTEQVRDAAGVSGSQLYHYFDSKQALIRAVITRQADAVGDADGLPRLGALDSFDALQAWADAAIERQAENGGRGECSLGTLAAELSVSDEDSRAELSTGFLRWKDLLHDGLHRMQERGELRADADLDQLAYALLAALQGGTLMSQTLRSTDPFRASMAAALAYVRSFEVG; encoded by the coding sequence ATGACGGAGCGGACGCTGACGCGCAAGGGCCAGGCGACCCGGGAGCGCATCGTCGCGGCCGCGACCGAGCTGATCGCCCGGCAGGGAGTCGCGGGCACGAGCACCGAGCAGGTCCGCGACGCGGCGGGGGTCAGCGGCTCGCAGCTGTACCACTACTTCGACAGCAAGCAGGCCCTCATCCGTGCGGTCATCACCCGCCAGGCCGACGCCGTCGGCGACGCCGACGGGCTGCCCCGGCTCGGCGCGCTCGACAGCTTCGACGCCCTCCAGGCGTGGGCGGACGCGGCGATCGAGCGGCAGGCCGAGAACGGCGGCCGCGGCGAGTGCAGCCTGGGCACGCTCGCCGCCGAGCTGAGCGTGAGCGACGAGGACTCCCGGGCCGAGCTCTCCACGGGCTTCCTCCGGTGGAAGGACCTCCTGCACGACGGTCTCCACCGGATGCAGGAGCGCGGCGAGCTGCGCGCCGACGCCGACCTCGACCAGCTCGCCTACGCGCTCCTGGCCGCGCTGCAGGGAGGCACGCTCATGTCGCAGACGCTGCGCAGCACGGACCCGTTCCGGGCGTCCATGGCCGCCGCGCTCGCCTACGTGCGGTCCTTCGAGGTCGGCTAG
- a CDS encoding SDR family oxidoreductase: MTPDSSPRTLSGQTALVTGATAGIGRAIALRLAGLGADVIVHGRDAARGAVVVDEIAAAGGSARLITADLSDADDTRRLAAASGRVDILVNNAGIYAFTSTPDTDAASFDLHFAINTRAPFVLVGALAPAMVERGHGSIINVTSTAATSPAPIGAAYGASKAAVELLTRSWATEFAAQGIRVNAVSPGPTRTAGTETMLGEHVDMLGRGNLRGTVGEPDEIAAVVGFLASPESSYVNGSVFVADGGALSAMPS; this comes from the coding sequence ATGACTCCCGACAGCTCCCCGCGCACGCTCAGCGGACAGACCGCCCTCGTCACCGGCGCGACCGCCGGCATCGGCCGCGCCATCGCGCTCCGCCTCGCGGGCCTCGGCGCCGACGTCATCGTCCACGGACGCGACGCGGCACGGGGCGCCGTCGTCGTCGACGAGATCGCGGCGGCCGGGGGCAGCGCACGGCTGATCACCGCGGACCTCAGCGACGCCGACGACACCCGGCGGCTCGCGGCCGCCTCCGGCCGGGTGGACATCCTGGTCAACAACGCCGGCATCTACGCGTTCACCAGCACGCCCGACACCGACGCGGCCAGCTTCGACCTGCACTTCGCGATCAACACCCGCGCGCCGTTCGTGCTCGTCGGCGCCCTGGCTCCGGCCATGGTCGAGCGCGGCCACGGGTCGATCATCAACGTCACCTCGACCGCGGCCACCTCACCGGCGCCGATCGGCGCGGCGTACGGCGCGTCCAAGGCGGCCGTCGAGCTCCTCACCCGCTCCTGGGCGACGGAGTTCGCTGCGCAGGGCATCCGGGTCAATGCCGTCTCGCCGGGCCCGACGCGCACGGCCGGGACCGAGACCATGCTCGGCGAGCACGTCGACATGCTGGGCCGGGGCAACCTGCGCGGCACCGTCGGCGAGCCCGACGAGATCGCGGCCGTCGTCGGGTTCCTGGCCTCGCCCGAGAGCTCCTACGTCAACGGCTCGGTGTTCGTCGCCGACGGGGGCGCGCTCAGCGCGATGCCGTCCTGA
- a CDS encoding nuclear transport factor 2 family protein, producing MARPVRRRLAQYDPTEIGALFSDDVVYRYHPYDEPIVGREAVVASWLHDDAGGTASTRDEPGTYQAAYAPVAVDGDVVVAQGSTTYRKQPGGPVHQVYDNCFLMRFDAEGRCREFTEFYVLRPG from the coding sequence GTGGCTCGACCGGTACGTCGCCGCCTGGCTCAGTACGACCCGACCGAGATCGGTGCGCTCTTCTCGGACGACGTCGTCTACCGCTACCACCCGTACGACGAGCCGATCGTCGGCCGGGAGGCCGTCGTCGCGTCCTGGTTGCACGACGACGCGGGCGGCACGGCGTCGACGCGGGACGAGCCGGGCACGTACCAGGCGGCGTACGCACCGGTCGCGGTCGACGGCGACGTCGTCGTGGCCCAGGGCTCGACGACGTACCGCAAGCAGCCCGGCGGACCGGTGCACCAGGTCTACGACAACTGCTTCCTGATGAGGTTCGACGCCGAGGGGCGCTGCCGGGAGTTCACCGAGTTCTACGTCCTGCGACCGGGCTGA
- a CDS encoding ClpX C4-type zinc finger protein: MDVDSSKKCCSFCGEQGQTGKPLVGGLGAFMCGDCVDYYKGMLDAVRDTGVVAPPPWETMSDADVLGKLSLITQTGDQVDAFLVEWVQLARSRKLSWAEVGKALGISRQAAWERFARSEVPAADAPDRQLGSA; the protein is encoded by the coding sequence GTGGACGTGGACTCCAGCAAGAAGTGCTGCTCGTTCTGCGGTGAGCAGGGCCAGACGGGCAAGCCGCTGGTCGGCGGGCTGGGTGCCTTCATGTGCGGCGACTGCGTCGACTACTACAAGGGCATGCTGGACGCGGTCCGGGACACGGGGGTCGTCGCGCCGCCCCCGTGGGAGACGATGTCGGACGCCGACGTCCTCGGGAAGCTCAGCCTGATCACGCAGACCGGCGACCAGGTGGACGCATTCCTGGTGGAGTGGGTGCAGCTGGCGCGGTCGCGCAAGCTCTCCTGGGCCGAGGTGGGCAAGGCGCTCGGGATCTCCCGCCAGGCCGCGTGGGAGCGGTTCGCGCGGAGCGAGGTCCCGGCCGCGGACGCGCCGGACCGACAGCTCGGCAGCGCCTGA
- a CDS encoding fumarylacetoacetate hydrolase family protein, which translates to MRLANLRQGAAVVAGDAAYLLPVPLAELIPLGLARALEIGAEAKRGKALRYDEADLLLPYKPPSVRDFVTFESHVEGVRRSVDNASGVPDAWYDAPTFYFTNPHALYGPGAAIPRPVTCRALDFELEVGVVLGAGGSSLTEAEAEKAIFGYTIVNDWSARDLQSREMQVGLGPAKGKDFATSIGPWIVTADELPSLDLECRVSVNGTHIGGDRLSHMHWTFPQMIAYASRDSVVLPGDLLASGTTGGGGCLAELWGRSGSRTPPPLEPGDVVRMDVEGIGTLSGSVA; encoded by the coding sequence ATGAGGCTCGCTAACCTGCGCCAGGGTGCGGCCGTCGTCGCGGGCGACGCGGCGTACCTGCTGCCGGTGCCGCTCGCCGAGCTGATCCCCCTGGGGCTCGCCCGCGCGCTCGAGATCGGCGCAGAAGCCAAGCGGGGCAAGGCTTTGCGGTACGACGAGGCCGACCTGCTGCTGCCCTACAAGCCGCCGTCCGTGCGCGACTTCGTGACCTTCGAGAGCCACGTGGAGGGCGTACGCCGCAGCGTCGACAACGCCTCCGGCGTGCCCGACGCGTGGTACGACGCCCCCACGTTCTACTTCACCAACCCGCACGCGCTCTACGGTCCGGGTGCCGCGATCCCACGGCCGGTCACCTGCCGGGCGCTGGACTTCGAGCTCGAGGTCGGGGTCGTCCTCGGCGCCGGCGGCTCCTCGCTGACAGAGGCCGAGGCGGAGAAGGCGATCTTCGGCTACACGATCGTCAACGACTGGTCTGCCCGCGACCTCCAGTCGCGGGAGATGCAGGTGGGCCTCGGGCCGGCCAAGGGCAAGGACTTCGCGACCTCGATCGGGCCGTGGATCGTCACGGCCGACGAGCTGCCCTCGCTCGACCTGGAGTGCCGGGTCTCGGTCAACGGCACGCACATCGGCGGCGACCGGCTCTCGCACATGCACTGGACCTTCCCGCAGATGATCGCCTACGCGTCGCGCGACTCGGTCGTGCTCCCCGGCGACCTGCTCGCCTCCGGGACCACCGGTGGCGGGGGCTGCCTGGCCGAGCTCTGGGGCCGGTCCGGGTCCCGGACGCCGCCGCCGCTCGAACCCGGCGACGTCGTACGGATGGACGTCGAGGGGATCGGGACGTTGTCGGGGTCGGTGGCCTGA
- a CDS encoding SDR family NAD(P)-dependent oxidoreductase, translated as MDLAGKVVVVTGAARGQGAAEVAALRAAGATVVATDVLPFEGRHLDVTDPAAWASLASWVESEHGAVHGLVNNAGVAARERLPHVTLGTWDQTFAINVTGPMLGIQALVPLMPAGSSIVNICSVAAMSGHAAAAYTASKWALRGLTRSASLELGSRGIRVNAVMPGLIDTPLMASASPAFTDAALAEIPLGRVGQVADIAPTIVFLMSDDSAYYNGAELVIDGGLTAHVSHKGIADATRPPA; from the coding sequence ATGGATCTGGCAGGCAAGGTCGTCGTCGTCACCGGCGCGGCCCGCGGACAGGGGGCGGCGGAGGTCGCCGCCCTCAGGGCCGCGGGCGCGACAGTGGTCGCGACCGACGTGCTCCCGTTCGAGGGGCGGCACCTCGACGTCACCGACCCCGCCGCGTGGGCATCGTTGGCCTCCTGGGTCGAGAGTGAGCACGGCGCGGTCCACGGCCTGGTCAACAACGCTGGCGTGGCGGCCCGCGAGCGGCTCCCGCACGTCACGCTCGGGACCTGGGACCAGACCTTCGCCATCAACGTGACCGGGCCGATGCTCGGCATCCAGGCACTGGTGCCGCTGATGCCGGCCGGCTCCTCGATCGTCAACATCTGCTCGGTCGCCGCGATGTCCGGCCACGCGGCCGCGGCGTACACCGCCTCGAAGTGGGCGCTGCGCGGCCTCACCCGCTCGGCCTCCCTCGAGCTGGGGTCGCGCGGGATCCGGGTCAACGCCGTGATGCCGGGACTCATCGACACGCCGCTGATGGCGTCGGCCTCGCCGGCGTTCACCGATGCGGCGCTCGCCGAGATCCCGCTCGGTCGCGTCGGGCAGGTCGCCGACATCGCACCGACGATCGTCTTCCTCATGTCCGACGACTCGGCCTACTACAACGGCGCCGAGCTGGTCATCGACGGCGGGCTCACGGCGCACGTGTCCCACAAGGGCATCGCGGACGCGACCAGGCCGCCGGCATGA
- a CDS encoding VOC family protein, translating into MSHLNEHGITHLRHVDLAVNDYETQRSFYKETWGLTEVGTDGNLSYLAAEGSPEQYVIRLRQSDDKRLDLISFGAADEAAVDALAATLATQGVQLVGEPDQLQTAGGGYGFRFFDIDGRTVEISADVATRQHRAIEEGEAIPVRISHAVMNSNDPNRTRDFYANVLGFKLSDTLWGEHMGEMMHFMRCNDWHHSFAIARGPHASVHHVSFEMRGLDEYMRGTGRVMRAGIKKIWGPGRHNAGNNTFSYFLDPSGNTMEYTTELEKIETDEWHPSVYDIADPMTQDQWGTADPMSEIIARDSFNDPDKGLFVAPPV; encoded by the coding sequence ATGAGTCACCTCAACGAGCACGGCATCACCCACCTGCGCCACGTGGACCTCGCGGTCAACGACTACGAGACCCAGCGCTCCTTCTACAAGGAGACGTGGGGCCTGACCGAGGTCGGCACCGACGGCAACCTGTCCTACCTGGCGGCCGAGGGCTCGCCGGAGCAGTACGTCATCCGGTTGCGCCAGTCCGACGACAAGCGCCTGGACCTGATCTCCTTCGGTGCCGCCGACGAGGCCGCCGTCGACGCGCTCGCCGCCACGCTCGCCACCCAGGGCGTCCAGCTGGTCGGCGAGCCCGACCAGCTGCAGACCGCGGGCGGTGGCTACGGCTTCCGGTTCTTCGACATCGACGGCCGGACCGTCGAGATCTCCGCCGACGTCGCGACCCGGCAGCACCGCGCGATCGAGGAGGGCGAGGCGATCCCCGTCCGCATCTCCCACGCGGTGATGAACAGCAACGACCCCAACCGGACCCGCGACTTCTACGCCAACGTGCTCGGCTTCAAGCTGTCGGACACGCTCTGGGGCGAGCACATGGGCGAGATGATGCACTTCATGCGGTGCAACGACTGGCACCACAGCTTCGCGATCGCGCGCGGCCCGCACGCCTCGGTGCACCACGTGTCCTTCGAGATGCGCGGCCTCGACGAGTACATGCGGGGCACCGGCCGGGTGATGCGCGCCGGCATCAAGAAGATCTGGGGTCCCGGTCGCCACAACGCCGGCAACAACACGTTCTCCTACTTCCTCGACCCCAGCGGCAACACGATGGAGTACACGACCGAGCTCGAGAAGATCGAGACCGACGAGTGGCACCCGAGCGTGTACGACATCGCCGACCCGATGACCCAGGACCAGTGGGGCACCGCCGACCCGATGTCCGAGATCATCGCCCGCGACTCGTTCAACGACCCCGACAAGGGCCTCTTCGTCGCGCCGCCGGTCTGA
- a CDS encoding SDR family NAD(P)-dependent oxidoreductase, with the protein MTGRLDGKVALITGVGGGMGVAAARRFAAEGARVVGCDLERDGAARTEELVRSAGGEITVMGGVDLGDAAAARDWVDAAVATYDGIDVLYNNASTQRFGALDELSIEDWDFTMRNELDLVYYTVRAAWPHLKACGGGSIINVGSIAAIRGVEFMPQNAHSTAKGGVIALTLQLVVEGGPHGIRANVISPGMTETPNTAPLLADPPERMQRVVLDRIPLGRHGQPEDVVNAAVFLASDESSWISGTNIVIDGGASVLG; encoded by the coding sequence ATGACCGGGCGGCTCGACGGCAAGGTCGCGCTGATCACCGGCGTCGGTGGTGGCATGGGCGTCGCGGCGGCTCGGCGCTTCGCCGCCGAGGGCGCCCGCGTCGTGGGCTGCGACCTCGAGCGGGACGGCGCCGCGCGCACCGAGGAGCTGGTCCGGTCCGCGGGTGGCGAGATCACCGTGATGGGTGGCGTCGACCTCGGGGACGCGGCCGCCGCCCGCGACTGGGTCGACGCCGCGGTCGCGACGTACGACGGCATCGACGTGCTCTACAACAACGCGTCGACCCAGCGGTTCGGCGCCCTCGACGAGCTGAGCATCGAGGACTGGGACTTCACGATGCGCAACGAGCTCGACCTCGTCTACTACACGGTGCGCGCCGCGTGGCCGCACCTCAAGGCGTGCGGCGGCGGCTCGATCATCAACGTCGGCTCGATCGCGGCGATCCGGGGCGTGGAGTTCATGCCGCAGAACGCGCACTCGACCGCCAAGGGCGGCGTGATCGCGCTGACCCTGCAGCTGGTCGTCGAGGGCGGGCCGCACGGCATCCGCGCCAACGTGATCAGCCCCGGCATGACCGAGACGCCCAACACCGCGCCGCTGCTGGCCGATCCGCCGGAGCGGATGCAGCGCGTCGTACTCGACCGGATCCCGCTCGGTCGGCACGGCCAGCCGGAGGACGTCGTCAACGCGGCGGTCTTCCTCGCGTCCGACGAGTCCTCGTGGATCAGCGGCACCAACATCGTCATCGACGGCGGCGCGTCCGTCCTCGGATAA
- a CDS encoding VOC family protein — protein sequence MRLDHVGLNVSDLESMTAWYGAALELDVEFEFALDHVDFSGAMLRSADGWRLELLSRPGNVAGLQAANPVEAALTRGFGHVAFDVPDVDMAYDALLAAGASDRMSPRPSPEPGVRMAYVADPEGNLVELLDRSTAS from the coding sequence ATGCGTCTCGACCACGTGGGCCTCAACGTCAGCGACCTGGAGTCGATGACGGCCTGGTACGGCGCCGCGCTGGAGCTCGACGTGGAGTTCGAGTTCGCCCTCGACCACGTCGACTTCAGCGGGGCGATGCTGCGATCGGCGGACGGCTGGCGACTGGAGCTGCTCTCGCGTCCGGGCAACGTCGCAGGCCTGCAGGCCGCGAACCCGGTCGAGGCCGCCCTCACCCGCGGCTTCGGCCACGTCGCCTTCGACGTCCCCGACGTGGACATGGCGTACGACGCCCTGCTCGCCGCCGGCGCCAGCGACCGGATGTCACCGCGCCCCTCGCCCGAGCCGGGCGTGCGGATGGCCTACGTCGCCGACCCCGAGGGCAACCTGGTCGAGCTCCTGGACCGGAGCACGGCATCATGA
- a CDS encoding aldehyde dehydrogenase family protein, with protein MRVVVTRNPATGEELATYDAHDEAGVEAALAAVHAASQVWGATPLDDRLGLLRGVGKRLSERREEYAALITAEMGKPLAEALGEVDKCAWNCEVVADLATGWLADHEIESSASRSWLSYEPVGVVFAVMPWNFPFWQVLRFACAALAAGNAALLKHSPDVTGCALAIEDLFADAGQDVGCPTGLFRSLVVAAEDVPAVSRRVVEDPRVAAVTLTGSERAGSAIASIAGAAIKKSVLELGGSDPFVVLADADVPLAAATAVKARFTNTGQSCVCAKRFIVHEDVADEFVERFVDHMALLEISPMAREDLRDAVVRQVEESVAQGARLVTGGKAIDGPGWYVEPTLLTDVEPGMTAFVEETFGPVATVTRARDDDHAVELANATTFGLGASVWGSSEHALAVGRRVRSGALFVNAMVASDPRLPFGGIGRSGYGRELSAEGVREFTNVRTMVVS; from the coding sequence ATGAGGGTTGTCGTCACCCGCAACCCCGCCACGGGCGAGGAGCTCGCGACGTACGACGCGCACGACGAGGCCGGTGTCGAGGCGGCGCTGGCCGCCGTGCACGCGGCGTCCCAGGTGTGGGGGGCCACTCCGCTCGACGACCGCCTCGGGCTGCTGCGCGGCGTCGGCAAGCGGCTGAGCGAGCGGCGCGAGGAGTACGCCGCGCTGATCACCGCCGAGATGGGCAAGCCGCTCGCCGAGGCGCTCGGCGAGGTCGACAAGTGCGCCTGGAACTGCGAGGTCGTCGCCGACCTCGCGACCGGCTGGTTGGCCGACCACGAGATCGAGTCGTCGGCGTCGCGGTCGTGGCTGTCGTACGAGCCCGTCGGCGTCGTCTTCGCGGTCATGCCGTGGAACTTCCCCTTCTGGCAGGTGCTCCGCTTCGCCTGCGCGGCGTTGGCCGCCGGCAACGCCGCGCTGCTCAAGCACAGCCCCGACGTCACCGGCTGTGCGCTCGCGATCGAGGACCTCTTCGCCGACGCTGGCCAGGATGTGGGCTGCCCGACCGGGCTCTTCCGGTCGTTGGTCGTGGCGGCCGAGGACGTCCCGGCCGTGTCGCGGCGCGTGGTCGAGGACCCGCGGGTCGCCGCCGTCACCCTGACCGGCAGCGAGCGTGCCGGCTCGGCCATCGCCTCGATCGCCGGTGCGGCGATCAAGAAGTCGGTGCTCGAGCTCGGCGGGTCCGACCCCTTCGTCGTCCTGGCCGACGCGGACGTGCCGCTCGCCGCCGCCACCGCTGTGAAGGCCCGCTTCACCAACACCGGCCAGAGCTGCGTGTGCGCCAAGCGCTTCATCGTCCACGAGGACGTCGCCGACGAGTTCGTCGAGCGCTTCGTCGACCACATGGCCCTCCTGGAGATCTCGCCGATGGCCCGCGAGGACCTGCGGGACGCCGTCGTGCGGCAGGTCGAGGAGTCCGTGGCACAGGGTGCGCGGCTCGTCACGGGTGGCAAGGCGATCGACGGTCCGGGCTGGTACGTCGAGCCGACGCTCCTGACCGACGTCGAGCCCGGCATGACCGCCTTCGTCGAGGAGACCTTCGGCCCGGTGGCGACGGTGACCCGCGCCCGCGACGACGACCACGCCGTCGAGCTCGCCAACGCCACGACGTTCGGACTCGGCGCCTCGGTCTGGGGCTCGTCGGAGCACGCCCTCGCCGTGGGGCGCCGGGTCCGCTCCGGCGCCCTCTTCGTCAACGCGATGGTCGCCTCCGACCCGCGGCTGCCCTTCGGCGGCATCGGCCGCAGCGGCTACGGCCGCGAGCTGTCGGCCGAGGGCGTCCGGGAGTTCACCAACGTCCGCACCATGGTGGTCAGCTAG
- a CDS encoding fumarylacetoacetate hydrolase family protein, translating to MRLATFRRRADEPHLRQVGLVLGQGDHVRVHPFDAGFDLVGLLAESPEWRDSQADVAAAGDGLSLDEIVLLPPVYPVAMRDFLTFEAHVDGMERGHGNPGPPAAWYDAPVFLFMAPHAVTGPYDDVAMPPDTERLDFELEVAAIVCRDVRNATLDEARAAIGGYCVMNDWSARDIQGKEMSLKLGPSKGKDFATTIGPWVVTADELDDCRDGDGFLDLPMTVSVNGVRVGEDRSGHMGWSFEQLVSHASRASWVKAGEVLASGTCSTGSLAESWGRTGSLTPPPLQVGDVVEMTIERLGTIRNLVVEPEESVDAVAPARRRSRLEASA from the coding sequence GTGCGTCTCGCCACCTTCCGTCGGCGCGCTGACGAGCCGCACCTGCGGCAGGTCGGGCTCGTGCTCGGACAGGGTGACCACGTCCGCGTGCACCCGTTCGACGCCGGCTTCGACCTGGTCGGGCTGCTGGCTGAGTCTCCCGAGTGGCGGGACTCCCAAGCCGACGTCGCGGCGGCCGGTGACGGCCTGTCGCTGGACGAGATCGTGCTGCTGCCGCCGGTCTACCCGGTCGCGATGCGCGACTTCCTGACCTTCGAGGCGCACGTCGACGGCATGGAGCGCGGCCACGGCAACCCGGGCCCGCCGGCCGCCTGGTACGACGCCCCGGTCTTCCTCTTCATGGCGCCGCACGCGGTGACCGGACCGTACGACGACGTCGCGATGCCACCCGACACCGAGCGCCTCGACTTCGAGCTCGAGGTCGCGGCGATCGTCTGCCGCGACGTCCGCAACGCGACCCTCGACGAGGCCCGTGCCGCCATCGGCGGCTACTGCGTGATGAACGACTGGTCCGCCCGCGACATCCAGGGCAAGGAGATGAGCCTCAAGCTCGGCCCCTCGAAGGGCAAGGACTTCGCCACCACGATCGGCCCCTGGGTCGTCACCGCCGACGAGCTCGATGACTGCCGCGACGGCGACGGCTTCCTGGACCTCCCGATGACCGTGTCGGTCAACGGGGTCCGGGTCGGCGAGGACCGCTCCGGGCACATGGGCTGGTCCTTCGAGCAGCTCGTCTCGCACGCGTCCCGCGCGTCCTGGGTGAAGGCCGGCGAGGTGCTCGCCTCCGGCACCTGCTCCACCGGGTCGCTCGCCGAGTCGTGGGGCCGCACCGGGTCGCTGACCCCACCGCCGCTGCAGGTCGGTGACGTCGTCGAGATGACCATCGAGCGGCTCGGCACGATCCGCAACCTCGTGGTCGAGCCGGAGGAGTCCGTGGACGCGGTCGCCCCTGCCCGTCGACGCTCGCGCTTGGAGGCGTCAGCATGA